Proteins encoded in a region of the Apostichopus japonicus isolate 1M-3 chromosome 19, ASM3797524v1, whole genome shotgun sequence genome:
- the LOC139960045 gene encoding uncharacterized protein, translating into MNTGSDNVEWWQKVPCHFTWSLEDTDEDYNTMKNKVKSTLESWNEEHPNSPPCQPLLFLGFLEVSKFKGLPRQNPRQAMNHFNNVEREAAKMPVAEERNACMTVALANRIWCNEILSQSQEGKEDVDALHKSKPKTGEETDDMRRLKRLWNEKNEILEAYIEGIAVFSLEYLGPRKYKDAEDRCRKALVVIPTNPEWHHSLGCFIGRQSRDKVINSRSGYNHIEEEVKCYEEALRLDPAFDLARCTLAQVLVKIPQRKKEAAKHIESVHQNTCSMVIKKGRFYRLAKDYTKALEVLMKGESEFSSPRSELFFQTSLVYEALAKLPRVDQTTKKNNLEKHIAYCNKCLELEPQHFPALLKKARALGQLKRNDAAEKVFREAMRVVKARPKNFVQVQYWFAEHLTFRNRKQVTPEAAELYQGAMSTTLSMIQNADDFAIDDIKESMKWFVTNSKKKLDEFYQGNPSSNIVHIERMFASFHF; encoded by the coding sequence ATGAATACAGGGAGTGACAACGTTGAATGGTGGCAGAAAGTACCATGTCACTTTACATGGAGTTTGGAAGATACAGACGAGGATTATAATACAATGAAGAATAAAGTAAAGAGTACATTAGAATCCTGGAATGAAGAACATCCTAATTCTCCTCCATGTCAGCCTCTTTTATTTCTGGGTTTCTTAGAAGTTTCCAAATTTAAGGGATTGCCGCGACAGAATCCACGTCAAGCAATGAATCATTTCAACAATGTTGAAAGAGAGGCTGCAAAAATGCCCGTTGCAGAAGAGAGGAATGCTTGCATGACGGTGGCTTTAGCCAATCGGATTTGGTGTAATGAAATCTTAAGCCAATCACAAGAAGGAAAAGAAGATGTTGACGCTCTTCACAAATCGAAACCTAAAACAGGCGAAGAGACCGACGACATGAGACGACTTAAACGACTTTGGAACGAGAAGAACGAAATCCTTGAAGCCTACATTGAAGGAATAGCTGTGTTTTCGCTGGAATATCTTGGTCCGAGAAAGTACAAAGATGCTGAAGATCGTTGTCGGAAAGCTTTAGTTGTCATACCGACAAACCCAGAGTGGCACCACTCCCTTGGATGTTTCATAGGGCGCCAGAGTCGGGATAAAGTTATCAACTCCCGAAGCGGGTACAATCACATAGAGGAAGAAGTTAAATGTTACGAAGAAGCGCTAAGACTGGACCCTGCCTTTGATTTAGCTCGATGTACCTTGGCTCAAGTACTTGTCAAGATTCCTCAGCGAAAAAAAGAAGCCGCGAAACACATTGAAAGTGTCCACCAAAATACCTGCTCGATGGTTATCAAAAAAGGTCGATTTTATCGCCTTGCAAAGGATTACACCAAAGCTCTAGAAGTACTGATGAAAGGTGAGTCAGAGTTTTCAAGTCCCCGTAGTGAGTTATTCTTCCAAACAAGTCTCGTTTACGAGGCTCTTGCCAAGCTACCTCGAGTCGATCAAACGACAAAgaagaacaatttggaaaagcaTATAGCTTACTGCAACAAATGTCTTGAATTAGAACCTCAACATTTTCCTGCTTTGCTCAAAAAAGCTCGGGCACTTGGTCAATTGAAACGGAATGACGCAGCCGAAAAAGTGTTTCGTGAGGCAATGCGTGTAGTTAAGGCCAGACCAAAAAATTTCGTACAAGTGCAATATTGGTTTGCCGAGCATTTAACCTTCAGAAATCGTAAGCAGGTAACACCAGAGGCCGCCGAGCTATACCAGGGTGCCATGTCTACAACTTTATCTATGATACAGAATGCAGACGATTTTGCAATTGATGACATCAAGGAAAGCATGAAATGGTTTGTCACTAATTCCAAGAAAAAATTGGACGAATTTTATCAAGGGAACCCATCATCGAACATAGTGCATATTGAAAGAATGTTTGCtagttttcatttttaa
- the LOC139960046 gene encoding uncharacterized protein — protein MVIGIGMNISNNLSRGCLLPTWRSDEILLIPAWMAVPGMWDFSFYCKERKAGVHLENGPFVETTRSYRHNEITRLSSPRNNERALRDSACKLNGEVIEETERYSFRETRDAEHLSKPHHHVSPVTHYRVCCYGDPQSSMSRGNYDERKYIVTEKANCNQPETVLPFLSLKKLFINVENYLCKYFRSKLKPDKHMLMATPGFTSSQNLNNNHVVKKDQNMRIVISLLDNLIMDIISIR, from the exons ATGGTGATTGGCATAG GTATGAACATTTCCAATAATTTATCTCGTGGATGTTTGTTGCCTACTTGGCGTTCCGACGAAATACTACTGATACCAGCCTGGATGGCGGTACCGGGCATGTGGG ACTTTTCGTTCTATTGCAAAGAAAGAAAGGCAGGAGTCCATCTTGAAAACGGGCCGTTTGTCGAAACCACTCGAAGTTACCGACATAATGAAATTACTCGTTTAAGTTCACCAAGAAACAACGAGAGAGCTTTGCGCGACAGTGCATGTAAACTCAATGGAGAAGTCATCGAAGAAACAGAACGATATTCTTTTCGTGAAACAAGAG ATGCAGAACACTTATCAAAGCCCCATCACCATGTTTCGCCAGTCACGCATTACCGAGTATGTTGCTATGGAGACCCTCAATCTTCCATGAGTCGTGGAAATTATGACGAAAGGAAATACATAGTTACAGAAAAGGCCAACTGTAACCAACCCGAAACTGTACTGCCGTTTTTAAGTCTCAAGAAATTATTCATCAATGTAGAGAATTATTTATGCAAATATTTTAGGTCAAAGTTGAAACCAGATAAACATATGCTCATGGCTACTCCTGGCTTTACCTCCTCTCAAAATCTTAACAATAATCATGTGGTAAAGAAAGATCAGAATATGAGAATAGTGATTTCGTTATTAGACAATTTAATCATGGATATTATAAGCATCCGTTAG